In the Alteromonas sp. M12 genome, one interval contains:
- the gnd gene encoding decarboxylating NADP(+)-dependent phosphogluconate dehydrogenase: protein MKTLSDIAVVGLAVMGENLILNMASKGFTVTAYNRSYSKVENFLATRAKDKTIRGADSIESLVASLSSPRKIMLMVKSGQPVDDFIQQLIPHLDKGDIIIDGGNSQFEDSNRRTAMLTDKGLLYVGTGVSGGEEGALLGPSIMPGGNPEAWPHVKPIFQAISAKVKDENGELSIPCCDWVGEGGAGHFVKMVHNGIEYGDMQIICEGFILMQDLLGMSTDEMQAVFKQWNETELSSYLTEITADILGYKENGEALVNSILDTAGQKGTGKWTGITALHLGVPLTLIGEAVFARCLSAIKDQRVQAAKTISGPKAEFTGDKVAFLESLRQALLASKIVSYAQGFAVLQEAAKEYKWNLDYGSIAMMWREGCIIRSVFLDNIKAAYDNNPNLDNLLLDDYFNQVVAKAQQGWREVVATSAMQGVAVPCLSSALSYFDGYRTENLPANLLQAQRDYFGAHTYERKDKPRGEFFHTNWTGRGGDTASTTYDV from the coding sequence ATGAAAACACTTTCTGACATAGCCGTAGTAGGCTTAGCCGTAATGGGCGAAAACCTAATTTTAAATATGGCCAGTAAAGGGTTTACGGTCACGGCTTATAACCGCTCGTATAGCAAAGTGGAAAATTTTCTCGCGACCCGAGCGAAAGATAAAACGATTCGTGGTGCCGACTCTATTGAGTCACTAGTTGCATCATTGAGTTCGCCTCGCAAGATTATGCTAATGGTTAAATCTGGTCAGCCAGTAGATGATTTTATACAACAGCTCATTCCACATTTGGATAAAGGTGACATTATCATTGATGGTGGAAACAGCCAGTTTGAAGATTCTAATCGTCGTACCGCTATGTTAACGGACAAAGGTTTGTTGTATGTAGGGACGGGCGTGTCAGGTGGAGAAGAAGGCGCGTTGCTTGGTCCTTCAATTATGCCCGGTGGAAATCCTGAAGCATGGCCTCATGTGAAACCTATTTTTCAAGCTATTTCAGCGAAAGTTAAAGACGAAAATGGCGAGCTATCAATTCCATGTTGTGATTGGGTTGGTGAAGGTGGAGCGGGTCACTTTGTAAAAATGGTACATAACGGCATTGAATATGGTGATATGCAAATCATTTGCGAGGGCTTCATTTTAATGCAAGATTTGTTGGGAATGAGTACCGACGAAATGCAAGCTGTCTTTAAACAGTGGAATGAAACTGAATTATCAAGTTACCTGACAGAAATCACCGCTGATATTTTAGGTTACAAAGAAAATGGTGAAGCGCTGGTTAATAGTATTTTGGATACCGCAGGGCAAAAGGGAACGGGTAAATGGACCGGTATTACGGCCTTGCACTTAGGTGTTCCTCTAACCCTAATAGGTGAAGCTGTTTTTGCTCGTTGTCTCTCTGCAATAAAAGATCAACGAGTACAGGCTGCTAAGACCATATCTGGACCAAAAGCAGAATTTACCGGCGATAAGGTGGCTTTCCTTGAAAGCTTACGCCAAGCATTGCTTGCTTCAAAAATAGTCTCTTATGCACAAGGGTTTGCGGTACTGCAAGAGGCAGCCAAAGAATATAAATGGAATCTCGATTATGGCAGTATTGCGATGATGTGGCGTGAAGGATGTATTATTCGTTCAGTATTTTTGGATAACATTAAAGCCGCTTACGATAATAACCCTAATTTGGATAATTTATTGCTAGATGATTATTTCAATCAAGTGGTTGCCAAGGCTCAACAAGGCTGGCGTGAAGTGGTTGCAACTTCAGCAATGCAAGGTGTGGCAGTGCCTTGTTTGTCGTCTGCACTGAGCTATTTTGACGGATATCGTACGGAAAACTTACCTGCTAATCTGTTGCAGGCCCAACGCGACTATTTCGGTGCGCACACTTATGAGCGTAAAGATAAACCTCGCGGAGAATTTTTCCATACAAATTGGACTGGTAGAGGCGGTGATACTGCTTCCACTACTTACGATGTATAA
- a CDS encoding GDSL-type esterase/lipase family protein has product MKNIIDCNNAKITVMGRILRLDEGIAFSYPGVSISFNVQAKNVELVAKCSVGKGRIDVIINNTLSKQLVIAKTPKTFRIFSAKHKQNVKIELLNRGESWHGVINLISLLIQDGELIEPPQLPDRKLIFIGDSIVTGALMERHPNAKKGPQLANAYQSFGMQLGRLLKAQVHLIGFGGRGLIQGSNMLASEAQLPEIFPLTIPVPPYTQKWPVDAYIPDGIFICLGTNDFYTNTPDLSIFKRTYALGVKHLLNLYPDVQIMISEGPMLCDTSENEVKKRILIQSLKDLVDELKEPQLDYLACINCKGDNFDPHPTLAQHTQLARHFVPLIQQSLRWPEN; this is encoded by the coding sequence ATGAAAAATATCATCGATTGTAATAACGCAAAAATAACAGTTATGGGTAGAATCCTGAGGTTAGATGAAGGAATCGCGTTTAGTTATCCAGGTGTAAGCATTTCATTCAATGTGCAGGCTAAAAATGTCGAATTAGTCGCTAAATGTAGCGTTGGTAAAGGCAGAATAGATGTGATCATCAATAACACCCTTAGCAAACAGCTTGTTATTGCGAAAACACCTAAAACGTTCCGCATATTTTCGGCAAAACATAAACAAAATGTCAAAATTGAATTACTTAATCGGGGGGAGTCTTGGCACGGTGTTATTAATTTAATCTCATTACTCATACAAGATGGTGAACTTATTGAACCGCCCCAACTTCCTGATAGAAAGTTGATATTCATAGGTGATTCTATTGTGACAGGCGCATTAATGGAGCGACATCCTAATGCGAAAAAAGGACCTCAATTGGCCAATGCTTATCAATCTTTTGGTATGCAATTAGGACGTTTACTCAAAGCTCAAGTGCATCTTATTGGGTTTGGTGGCCGAGGACTAATCCAAGGTTCAAACATGCTAGCGAGTGAAGCCCAATTACCAGAGATTTTTCCACTGACAATACCCGTGCCTCCCTATACCCAAAAGTGGCCAGTTGATGCCTACATACCAGACGGCATTTTCATTTGTTTGGGGACAAATGATTTTTATACCAATACGCCTGACCTGAGTATTTTTAAACGAACTTATGCCCTTGGTGTAAAACACTTATTGAATTTATATCCTGATGTTCAAATCATGATTTCAGAAGGACCCATGTTATGCGACACCTCTGAAAATGAAGTCAAAAAACGAATCTTAATCCAATCTTTAAAAGATCTTGTGGATGAGCTAAAGGAGCCACAACTGGATTATTTAGCCTGTATTAATTGTAAAGGAGACAATTTTGATCCTCACCCAACCCTAGCCCAACACACTCAGTTAGCGAGGCATTTTGTGCCGTTAATACAGCAATCGTTAAGATGGCCGGAAAATTAA
- a CDS encoding TonB-dependent receptor, which yields MKNNFSKLSMGIKMGLSATAALSLTMTAPLMAQESTDKNANVEKIAVVGSRAAPRSVGDSPVPIDIIGSDELTKAGNTDMLEILKGTVPSLNVHTNPISDAASLVRPANLRGLSADSTLVLLNGKRRHRSSVIAFLGGGINDGAQGPDISVIPSIALKQVEVLRDGAAAQYGSDAIAGVMNFVLKDDSEGGSLVVRHGEYYEGDGTTTEISGNVGMPFTDDGFANLSFQYKNSDATSRSVQRPDAAAFADAGLTVEDPAQIWGSPEINDDITIFGNVGLDLGNDKEFYMFGNYSERDVRGGFYYRNPTTRPGVYGGIVRNLDGTPSYRPGDDDPTGQAAWDAAPATVLVGSLDGLEQQLNCPVVELGDNGLPDQGALDSLTAANCFSFNQMFPAGFTPNFGGNITDTSLTIGTKGEFKEGFAEGVLYDVSGAVGRNESQFFIYNTLNASLGPDTPRDFSPGKYIQLEKTFNLDLVKLIDADLYSEINLAGGLEWREESFEVVAGDEASFVAGDLFSQGFSVGSNGFPGFKPSDQGVSTRRSAALYVDAEVPFTEAFLMGYALRYEDYDTFGSTTNYKISAQLHATDDLSFRGSVSTGFRAPTVGQANVSNVQTNLDSGVLVDSALLPPTNPISVQLGGTELEPEESQSFTFGMIYQVGSVFLTVDYYNIQVEDRISQSDKINLSDEDKAVLKDAGVQNVDGLAQVSFFTNDFDTTTQGIDVVANYTTSLFDGNTTFALAYNWNDTEVDRYSDITGEFKVKRIEEDLPNHRATLTWSQGWDSFSMFTRLNYYGEYQGVHVDYDATAITADSAVTVDFEASYFVNDAITLSAGAQNLFDQDAEKINIPADQGIANNTWGGVYYETSPMGFNGGFYYLKATYNF from the coding sequence ATGAAGAATAACTTTTCTAAACTCTCTATGGGGATCAAAATGGGATTGTCAGCAACAGCTGCATTGTCTTTGACAATGACCGCACCGCTGATGGCTCAAGAGTCCACAGACAAAAATGCAAACGTTGAAAAAATAGCGGTAGTTGGTAGCCGCGCGGCACCACGTTCTGTTGGTGATTCTCCAGTACCAATTGATATTATTGGTTCTGATGAGCTAACAAAAGCGGGTAATACCGATATGTTAGAAATACTTAAAGGTACAGTGCCTTCACTTAACGTGCATACTAACCCTATCAGCGATGCGGCATCTTTAGTACGTCCTGCGAATTTAAGAGGCTTGTCTGCAGATAGCACCTTAGTTTTGTTAAATGGTAAGCGTCGTCACCGTTCTTCGGTAATTGCTTTCTTAGGTGGTGGGATTAACGATGGGGCTCAAGGTCCAGATATTTCGGTTATTCCAAGTATTGCGTTAAAACAGGTCGAAGTGTTAAGAGATGGTGCTGCGGCACAATATGGTTCTGATGCAATTGCCGGTGTAATGAACTTTGTGCTCAAAGATGATTCAGAAGGTGGTTCATTGGTTGTTCGCCACGGTGAATATTATGAAGGTGATGGCACTACAACAGAAATTTCTGGTAACGTAGGTATGCCATTTACTGATGATGGCTTTGCAAATTTGAGCTTTCAATACAAAAACTCTGATGCTACGAGTCGCAGTGTACAACGCCCAGATGCCGCAGCGTTTGCTGATGCTGGTTTGACCGTTGAAGATCCTGCACAAATATGGGGTTCGCCTGAAATAAATGATGATATTACTATCTTTGGTAATGTTGGCTTAGATTTAGGTAATGACAAAGAATTTTACATGTTTGGTAACTATTCCGAACGAGACGTGAGAGGGGGTTTTTACTATCGTAACCCCACAACTCGTCCTGGCGTTTATGGCGGCATAGTACGTAACTTAGATGGCACGCCTTCTTATCGCCCTGGCGATGATGACCCTACCGGTCAAGCTGCTTGGGATGCTGCACCAGCGACTGTTTTAGTCGGTTCTTTAGATGGTCTAGAACAACAATTAAATTGCCCAGTGGTTGAATTAGGTGATAACGGTTTACCTGATCAAGGTGCGTTAGATTCTCTTACTGCAGCGAATTGTTTCTCGTTTAATCAAATGTTTCCGGCAGGATTTACGCCAAACTTCGGTGGAAATATTACCGATACTTCATTAACTATTGGTACTAAAGGCGAATTTAAAGAAGGTTTCGCTGAAGGTGTTTTATATGATGTGAGTGGTGCGGTTGGTCGAAATGAATCGCAGTTTTTCATTTATAACACCTTAAACGCCTCTCTTGGTCCTGATACTCCCCGTGACTTCTCTCCAGGTAAATATATTCAGCTAGAAAAAACATTCAATTTGGATTTGGTCAAATTGATTGATGCAGACTTATATAGCGAGATTAACCTTGCCGGTGGTCTTGAATGGCGAGAAGAGTCATTTGAAGTGGTTGCGGGTGACGAAGCGTCTTTTGTTGCTGGTGATCTTTTCTCTCAAGGCTTCAGTGTTGGCTCCAATGGTTTCCCTGGATTTAAACCTTCTGATCAAGGGGTTTCAACTCGACGCAGTGCAGCTTTATACGTAGATGCTGAAGTACCTTTCACAGAAGCGTTCTTGATGGGCTATGCGTTACGCTACGAAGATTATGATACCTTTGGTTCGACTACCAATTATAAGATCTCAGCGCAACTGCATGCAACCGATGACCTTTCATTCCGTGGTTCTGTAAGCACAGGTTTCCGTGCTCCTACAGTGGGTCAGGCGAACGTTAGTAACGTTCAAACCAACCTCGACAGTGGTGTACTAGTTGATTCAGCTTTGTTGCCACCAACGAATCCAATTTCTGTGCAACTTGGTGGTACTGAGCTAGAGCCAGAAGAATCACAAAGTTTCACCTTTGGTATGATTTATCAGGTTGGTAGCGTTTTCTTGACTGTTGACTACTACAATATTCAAGTTGAGGATCGTATTAGCCAATCAGATAAAATCAATCTTTCTGATGAAGATAAAGCCGTACTCAAAGATGCTGGTGTACAAAATGTCGATGGTTTGGCGCAAGTTAGCTTCTTTACCAATGACTTTGATACAACCACTCAAGGTATAGATGTTGTAGCGAATTACACTACCAGTCTTTTTGATGGAAATACCACGTTTGCTTTAGCCTATAACTGGAATGACACTGAAGTTGATAGATATTCTGACATTACTGGTGAGTTTAAAGTTAAGCGTATTGAAGAAGACTTACCAAACCACAGAGCAACTCTTACCTGGTCTCAAGGGTGGGATAGCTTCAGCATGTTTACACGTTTGAATTACTATGGTGAATATCAAGGTGTGCATGTAGATTATGATGCAACGGCAATTACTGCTGATTCAGCCGTTACGGTTGATTTTGAAGCGAGTTATTTCGTGAATGATGCAATTACTCTATCTGCTGGTGCGCAAAACTTGTTTGATCAGGATGCTGAAAAAATCAATATTCCTGCTGACCAAGGCATTGCGAATAACACATGGGGTGGCGTTTATTACGAAACTTCTCCTATGGGATTCAATGGTGGTTTTTATTACTTAAAAGCAACCTACAACTTCTAA
- a CDS encoding sulfotransferase: MNNQIRIGNDYLAKGDLLNAQKIFVQSLKNDPNNGAGYLGLGKVAKAALQYDQAINLLQKACHLLDKQPEPLLELADAFGIVHATEDAQTVLRYAYENCSQNKAVLAALIQHYIATAQNTQALPLLWSQIRSADPEFSAYGWLDLIRTQVTPLNPDEWALLMSSYASSTPASQQRMLLDYALGQAYDKLKNYPKAIEHLQMANAYQLTLCPYRTEQMSAFFSTLSDSYQQVAFAQKKSNDNTYAVTPVFILGLPRTGSTLLEQMLCQHSDINSCGEQAYLSQYSVPFLEKMTQLSYPELASKLSEFDTSKVSEHYLKLIKIGLNEAFIINKLPANFQNIGLIYQLFPNAKVIHITRQIKDVSLSIYKNYFYENEPYFCDIEEFDKYVSFYQQQMQFWEALIPNRILTITYENLAAEPKQVIKNVLNHMGLEWQASCVTAIDGKGTINTLSAAQVRKPIHHKSIGQWQNYKALFN, encoded by the coding sequence TTGAATAATCAAATTCGAATAGGAAATGACTATTTAGCCAAAGGTGATTTGCTCAATGCGCAGAAGATATTTGTTCAGTCACTGAAAAATGATCCAAATAACGGGGCAGGGTATCTCGGCTTAGGCAAAGTCGCTAAAGCGGCGTTGCAATATGATCAGGCTATCAATTTACTGCAAAAAGCCTGTCATTTATTAGATAAACAACCTGAGCCACTGTTAGAGCTAGCAGATGCTTTCGGTATTGTACATGCCACTGAGGATGCTCAGACTGTATTACGTTACGCTTATGAAAATTGTTCGCAAAACAAAGCTGTGCTGGCAGCATTGATACAACACTACATTGCCACTGCACAAAATACGCAAGCGCTGCCACTGCTTTGGTCACAAATTCGTTCTGCAGATCCAGAATTTTCAGCCTATGGATGGCTCGATTTAATTCGCACACAAGTGACACCCTTAAATCCAGATGAATGGGCATTATTGATGTCTAGCTACGCCAGTTCCACACCTGCATCACAGCAACGAATGCTACTTGATTACGCACTAGGTCAGGCATATGACAAACTGAAAAATTACCCCAAAGCCATAGAACACCTGCAAATGGCCAATGCATATCAGTTAACATTGTGTCCTTATAGAACGGAGCAGATGTCAGCATTTTTTTCGACACTTTCTGACAGCTATCAACAGGTTGCATTTGCGCAAAAGAAATCAAATGACAATACATATGCGGTTACCCCGGTTTTTATCCTAGGATTGCCCCGCACAGGCTCTACATTGTTGGAGCAAATGCTATGTCAGCACAGTGACATAAATAGCTGCGGTGAACAGGCATATCTAAGTCAATATAGTGTGCCTTTTTTAGAGAAAATGACGCAGTTGAGTTATCCTGAATTAGCTAGCAAGCTAAGCGAGTTTGATACCTCAAAGGTATCAGAACATTATTTAAAATTGATAAAAATTGGTTTAAATGAAGCTTTTATCATTAATAAGTTACCGGCAAATTTTCAAAATATCGGTCTAATTTATCAACTTTTCCCGAACGCAAAAGTGATTCATATTACTCGGCAGATTAAAGATGTTTCGCTATCGATTTATAAAAACTATTTCTACGAAAACGAACCATATTTTTGTGATATTGAGGAGTTTGATAAATATGTCAGTTTCTATCAGCAACAAATGCAGTTCTGGGAGGCGTTGATACCCAACAGAATCCTCACCATTACTTACGAAAATTTAGCCGCTGAGCCAAAACAAGTCATTAAAAACGTACTCAACCATATGGGACTTGAATGGCAGGCGTCTTGTGTGACTGCCATTGATGGCAAAGGAACTATCAATACTTTAAGTGCGGCACAAGTACGTAAACCTATTCACCACAAATCAATTGGCCAGTGGCAAAACTATAAAGCGCTTTTCAATTAG
- a CDS encoding diacylglycerol kinase encodes MKNKVTQASVVEDESVLVNKPNGTGFSRIFKATQCSFRGFSAAWQHESAFRQELILVMVMLPFAFVLSSSTVHLMALIGTLLFVLFAEIINSAIEALADAVTLENNILIGRAKDMGSSAVFIALTILTLVWLEAIWRFFS; translated from the coding sequence ATGAAAAACAAAGTTACTCAAGCATCGGTGGTTGAAGATGAATCGGTGCTGGTGAATAAACCGAATGGCACTGGATTTTCACGGATATTCAAGGCTACTCAGTGTTCTTTTCGTGGATTTAGCGCAGCATGGCAACATGAGTCAGCATTTCGCCAAGAACTAATTTTGGTAATGGTCATGCTGCCCTTTGCTTTTGTTTTATCCTCTTCAACAGTCCATCTAATGGCGCTTATTGGTACATTACTATTTGTGTTGTTTGCAGAAATTATTAACTCAGCCATTGAAGCGCTCGCGGATGCCGTTACGCTAGAAAATAACATTTTGATTGGACGTGCTAAAGATATGGGATCCTCCGCAGTTTTTATCGCATTGACCATATTAACCTTAGTATGGCTGGAAGCCATTTGGCGTTTTTTTAGCTAA
- a CDS encoding dUTP diphosphatase: MLSSTQLNTMLNLQAKMNQKVNAQWLTAGYQYLRAAMIEAVEGIEHHGWKWWKAQQKDLPQLQMELVDIWHFALSAIIIDFDGNIESSAETIASELNSGVQSVTFDGKEYAFNDQDILENLELMAGLCAAKRFSVPLFIKIVEQAEMDSDELYRQYVGKNVLNFFRQDNGYKDGSYLKVWLGREDNEHLVEVLNELDITLHNYSDCVYQGLQKRYPN, translated from the coding sequence ATGCTTTCCTCTACTCAACTTAACACCATGCTTAACCTTCAAGCCAAAATGAATCAAAAGGTTAATGCTCAGTGGTTAACTGCCGGATATCAATACCTTAGAGCTGCAATGATAGAGGCGGTCGAGGGGATTGAACATCATGGTTGGAAATGGTGGAAAGCGCAGCAAAAAGACCTACCCCAGTTGCAAATGGAATTAGTGGACATTTGGCACTTTGCTCTTTCCGCAATCATTATCGACTTTGATGGCAACATAGAGTCCTCTGCCGAAACCATTGCAAGTGAATTGAATAGTGGTGTCCAGTCAGTTACGTTCGACGGCAAAGAATATGCGTTTAATGACCAAGATATTTTAGAAAATTTGGAACTAATGGCGGGTTTATGTGCAGCAAAACGATTTTCTGTGCCTCTATTCATCAAAATTGTCGAACAAGCGGAAATGGATTCGGATGAACTTTACCGTCAGTACGTTGGTAAAAACGTGCTTAACTTCTTTCGACAAGATAATGGGTATAAAGACGGTAGTTATTTGAAAGTTTGGCTAGGTCGTGAAGACAATGAACACTTAGTGGAAGTGTTAAACGAACTCGATATTACCCTTCACAATTACAGTGATTGTGTATATCAAGGACTGCAAAAACGTTACCCAAACTAA
- a CDS encoding zinc-dependent metalloprotease, which translates to MLFSSVAFSQSKSINDFTSGMQSKEGFYTVYYEQDSGKLYLQIENFGQQVLFQSSLPQGIGSNDIGLDRLQLGKTRLVVFERFGDKVLLKQLNTMFRSTTDNAAEAASIDEAFADSVIAGFTVVAQQDGAVLVDYTDFLLSDIHGISQRLTRAKQGSFKVDSKRSAVYMPRTKSFVDNTEMESLVTFGGTNPGKYLQQVTPSPDSVTVHLHHSLIRLPDDNYKPRAFSPNSGFNKMTYQDYSVPIEASMEQSLITRHRLFKKDPKAAVSEAVEPIIYYLDPGVPEPVRSALYEGAMWWDQAFTKIGYKNAFQVKMLPEDADPMDVRYNVINWVHRATRGWSYGMSVRDPRTGEIIKGQVTLGSLRVRQDYLIALGLTSPFKQSDSSIEAQKEMALARIRQLSAHEVGHTLGIAHNFAASAYGRESVMDYPHPTVTVKDGKVDISDAYAVGMGKWDDHVIAYGYQDLPDNADEADYLQNTIQTALTSGLLYISDRDARPSHAISPIGHLWDNGKDPVEELHNLIEVRKVALSQFGINSIPEGTTLASLQETLVPVYYLHRYQLDAVAKLIGGLNYAYESKGDYSQPKGVSFVEQSKQMAALDAMIETLSPKFLHIPENISSLITPKSLGESNTRESFNGRNGLSFDPISAAESGAGYTLSLMLTAERLNRLAARPINSRDQLTIPVLLEKLFAATLQQKPSKFAADVKQRVDYVVLNSVIQAMQAEDIAPEAQGALLAGLMDLHSWLKKNSRYGQNKVMAKQLDWFMATGDWKGNFEVKPLPPGSPI; encoded by the coding sequence ATGTTATTTTCATCAGTTGCGTTTTCCCAGAGTAAGTCGATAAATGACTTTACCAGTGGAATGCAATCAAAGGAGGGGTTTTACACCGTCTATTATGAACAAGATAGTGGGAAGTTGTATTTACAAATTGAAAACTTTGGGCAACAAGTATTGTTCCAAAGTAGTTTGCCACAAGGCATAGGCTCGAATGATATCGGCCTAGACAGACTCCAGCTTGGTAAAACTCGTTTAGTGGTTTTTGAGCGCTTTGGTGACAAAGTTTTGCTAAAACAGTTAAATACCATGTTTCGTTCTACAACCGATAATGCTGCCGAGGCTGCTAGTATTGATGAGGCTTTTGCTGACTCTGTCATTGCTGGTTTTACGGTTGTTGCACAGCAAGATGGCGCCGTTTTAGTCGATTATACTGATTTCCTTTTGTCTGATATCCATGGTATTTCCCAGCGCCTAACTCGTGCTAAGCAGGGCAGCTTCAAAGTCGACTCGAAGCGCAGTGCAGTGTATATGCCGCGCACAAAATCCTTTGTTGATAATACCGAAATGGAATCATTAGTCACTTTTGGTGGCACCAATCCAGGCAAATACTTGCAGCAAGTAACCCCTTCTCCAGATAGTGTTACTGTGCATTTACACCATTCTTTGATCAGATTACCTGATGATAATTATAAACCGCGGGCATTCAGCCCTAATTCCGGTTTTAACAAGATGACCTATCAGGATTATTCAGTTCCTATCGAAGCATCGATGGAACAAAGCTTAATAACTCGCCACCGTTTGTTTAAGAAAGATCCAAAAGCAGCAGTAAGTGAAGCAGTTGAGCCTATTATCTATTATTTAGATCCAGGTGTGCCAGAGCCGGTCAGAAGTGCCTTGTATGAAGGTGCTATGTGGTGGGATCAAGCCTTTACTAAAATAGGTTATAAAAACGCGTTTCAAGTGAAAATGTTACCTGAAGACGCGGATCCAATGGACGTAAGATACAACGTCATTAACTGGGTGCACAGAGCAACACGCGGATGGTCTTACGGAATGTCAGTGCGTGATCCACGTACGGGTGAGATTATAAAGGGGCAGGTTACCCTTGGTTCTTTGCGCGTCCGTCAGGATTATCTTATCGCCTTAGGTTTAACCAGTCCGTTTAAACAAAGCGATAGCAGCATTGAAGCGCAAAAAGAAATGGCGTTAGCCAGAATCAGACAATTATCTGCCCATGAAGTTGGCCATACGCTAGGTATCGCTCATAACTTCGCAGCCAGTGCCTATGGTCGCGAGTCGGTAATGGATTATCCTCATCCTACTGTGACGGTAAAAGATGGCAAAGTTGATATTTCCGATGCGTACGCAGTAGGTATGGGAAAATGGGATGACCATGTGATCGCTTACGGTTATCAAGATTTGCCAGATAATGCTGATGAAGCCGATTATTTACAAAATACGATTCAAACCGCGCTCACTTCAGGTTTGCTCTATATCAGCGATCGTGATGCCAGACCTAGTCACGCCATTAGCCCAATTGGTCACTTATGGGATAACGGTAAAGATCCGGTAGAAGAGCTGCACAATCTGATCGAGGTGCGTAAAGTTGCATTATCACAATTTGGGATTAATTCTATTCCAGAAGGTACAACTTTAGCTTCATTGCAAGAAACCTTAGTACCTGTTTATTACTTGCATCGTTATCAATTGGATGCAGTGGCTAAACTTATTGGTGGTTTAAACTACGCTTACGAAAGTAAAGGCGATTATAGTCAGCCCAAGGGTGTGTCGTTTGTTGAACAAAGCAAGCAGATGGCCGCGTTAGATGCCATGATCGAAACGCTTTCGCCGAAGTTTTTACATATACCTGAGAACATTAGTTCTTTGATTACACCTAAAAGCCTTGGCGAGTCTAATACCCGTGAAAGCTTCAATGGTCGTAATGGTTTGAGTTTTGATCCTATCAGTGCCGCAGAATCAGGAGCGGGTTATACCTTGAGCTTAATGCTAACAGCTGAGAGATTAAACCGTCTCGCTGCGCGTCCTATTAATAGTCGTGATCAACTAACAATCCCTGTTTTATTAGAAAAATTATTCGCGGCTACTTTACAACAAAAGCCGAGTAAATTTGCTGCTGATGTTAAACAACGGGTAGATTATGTAGTGCTCAATAGTGTCATTCAAGCTATGCAAGCTGAAGATATCGCCCCAGAAGCTCAAGGGGCTTTATTAGCTGGCTTGATGGACTTACATAGTTGGTTGAAAAAGAACTCTCGTTATGGCCAAAATAAAGTAATGGCTAAACAGTTAGACTGGTTTATGGCAACAGGTGACTGGAAAGGTAACTTTGAAGTGAAACCGCTTCCTCCAGGTTCGCCAATCTAA